In one window of Clavelina lepadiformis chromosome 4, kaClaLepa1.1, whole genome shotgun sequence DNA:
- the LOC143453353 gene encoding uncharacterized protein LOC143453353 isoform X1, with the protein MAPPIAADKNLMTNGSVHDQARGQDKMPGITSSTKDVFKGQVLIDRLLIYYSKFEGSRERAARYAQKLLDLGHIESATNSLSFEDSAQIYRWTDVAQVVNKAKARAQSPSKVVPLTRQSLKERSMQRPSNGEGGKSILRISIETDNCDGAEIKAKIRASPRGKLDFGSKSNGSEPTIISAVEEDSFFGRRVTKTLSYSNEPSTENFRRLPSPQVTEITSFAKTFGHSSKINGQGNTERDTNGHGSDIEERKNIPEQINDVKKESRKERIISTPSKSFPLNPGSNPKDVKSNQSLARKASSVDVLKQKSATVPLIVTKQSPGQGASNYGLAKGFQNAFHKGTNQQTTAAADGDRGKDAITATSTKVVQFVSTQTSERSILHASRLYNGTNAKSLSDPGKKVEEFCASSRSGSATEISIELKPDKTTAITKDFQQDSDKENGINDTKELINDVYRKENESYLNVSDYADMPEEESDNLLKVKESLTLPLSPPPPSPSFTGSPMQSPTRRSSMKSLFWTKIEKGLSRQKQRTIWDEVEDNFMFDEDEFEKMFSKPPPSPKGPRIKSERSQDNGKVLKVLPIERSRQVGIRANTVRLKIDEIHDAIVNMDDTKLDLDALQALYDVRPSAEELDEIADALKAQPTCILDKPEQFVLMLAMIPSLDERLKCWIFAKKFPDKMVEIQEQLIAVGEACNDISKSETLRKVLEIVLTLGNHMNKGTTRGDAYGYCLDILPKLKDVKTQNGESTLFDYVVTMMREQKKLEGTLDDLVTPRAEETFGLPDQDVLARAVTVILPDVGDELEATAVELEDCRKNLLPTIVRASTIPAESEQFQTKLEEFLETATEKLRIQAQLYQDTVLTAEDFRDYFVPNWELESKISLSSMLEAISCFCSDYRKKWVDQQRQALRREFYKIEKYKQQRQSMLQVKSTPSALKERFMARRKKKTEENQDKPPVSPNTKQLENGTMTPTNGYGRNVHIPKRNYKFSESLGRDSVASPDGNRKTPQSSRSGSALSMAERASSNAKKLEKRLQELQTRAKNGNTSQT; encoded by the exons CCATATCGAAAGCGCGACCAATAGCCTTTCGTTTGAGGACTCCGCTCAGATCTACAGGTGGACAGACGTCGCTCAAGTGGTCAATAAAGCGAAAGCCAGGGCACAGAGCCCCAGCAAAGTAGTTCCATTAACCAGACAGAGTCTTAAGGAAAGAAGCATGCAAAGACCCAGCAACGGCGAGGGAGGAAAATCAATCCTTCGTATTTCGATCGAAACTGACAATTGTGATGGAGCTGAGATTAAG GCTAAGATTCGAGCATCACCACGAGGAAAATTAGACTTTGGAAGCAAAAGCAATGGATCGGAACCGACTATTATTTCGGCGGTGGAAGAGGATTCGTTTTTCGGCAGAAGGGTCACCAAAACTTTGAGTTATTCAAATGAGCCCTCAACAGAAAACTTTAGAAg ATTACCAAGTCCGCAAGTGACGGAAATAACttcatttgcaaaaacattCGGGCATTCAAGTAAAATAAACGGACAGGGAAATACTGAAAGGGACACAAACGGCCATGGCTCTGATATAGAAGAGAGAAAAAACATTCCAGAGCAAATAAACGATGTGAAGAAAGAAAGTCGAAAAGAGCGCATTATTTCAACGCCTTCGAAATCTTTCCCACTTAACCCGGGTTCAAACCCCAAAGACGTCAAAAGCAACCAAAGTTTGGCGAGAAAAGCCTCCTCCGTTGACGTCCTTAAACAAAAGAGCGCTACCGTGCCACTCATTGTTACGAAACAATCACCTGGGCAAGGTGCAAGTAATTATGGTTTAGCGAAAGGATTCCAAAATGCTTTCCACAAAGGGAcaaatcaacaaacaacagCAGCTGCCGATGGTGATCGTGGCAAGGACGCCATAACCGCGACTTCAACAAAGGTTGTGCAATTTGTCAGCACGCAAACGTCTGAAAGAAGCATTTTACATGCGTCGCGTCTTTATAACGGGACCAATGCAAAATCATTGAG TGATCCTGGAAAGAAAGTGGAAGAATTTTGTGCGTCTTCCAGATCTGGAAGTGCAACAGAAATTTCCATCGAACTCAAACCAGACAAAACAACAGCGATCACAAAAGACTTTCAGCAGGATAGCGACAAAGAAAATGGAATAAACGATACAAAAG AGCTCATTAACGACGTCTACCGGAAAGAAAATGAAAGCTATTTAAACGTTTCAGATTATGCTGATATGCCAGAAGAGGAGAGTGATAATCTGTTAAAAGTGAAAGAATCTTTAACATTGCCTTTG AGTCCCCCACCGCCTTCTCCCAGTTTCACCGGAAGTCCGATGCAGTCTCCAACCAGGAGGAGCTCGATGAAGTCACTCTTCTGGACGAAGATTGAGAAGGGTTTAAGTCGACAAAAGCAGAGAACAATTTGGGATGAAGTTGAGGACAATTTTATGTTTGATGAAGACGAATTTGAAAa GATGTTTAGCAAGCCACCTCCGAGCCCTAAAGGTCCTCGGATCAAAAGCGAACGAAGTCAGGATAACGGAAAAGTCCTGAAAGTTTTGCCAATCGAAAGATCGCGTCAGGTCGGGATTCGAGCAAATACAGTTAGGTTAAAAATCGATGAGATTCACGATGCCATTGTCAACATGGACGACACAAAGCTTGATCTCGATGC GCTACAAGCCCTTTACGATGTGAGACCATCCGCAGAAGAACTGGATGAAATCGCTGATGCCCTGAAAGCTCAGCCTACTTGCATCCTAGATAAGCCTGAGCAGTTTGTTCTGATGCTGGCCATGATCCCAAGTCTGGACGAGCGGTTAAAA TGTTGGATATTCGCTAAGAAATTTCCAGACAAAATGGTAGAGATACAGGAACAACTGATCGCAGTCGGAGAAGCTTGTAATGACATCAGTAAAAG TGAAACCCTTAGGAAAGTATTGGAGATCGTTTTAACACTCGGAAACCACATGAACAAAGGCACAACTAGGGGTGATGCATACGGTTACTGCCTTGACATTTTACCAAAGCTTAAAGATGTTAAAACCCAG AATGGTGAGTCTACGCTCTTCGATTATGTCGTTACTATGATGAGAGAACAGAAGAAGCTAGAAGGTACTCTCGATGATCTGGTAACACCTCGGGCCGAAGAAACTTTCGGTCTCCCGGATCAAGACGTCCTGGCTCGGGCGGTTACAGTCATTTTACCCGATGTTGGTGACGAATTGGAAGCAACTGCAGTTGAACTTGAGGACTGCCGAAAAAATCTTCTTCCAACCATAGTAAGAGCAAGCACCATTCCAGCGGAGTCGGAGCAGTTTCAGACAAAATTGGAAGAGTTTCTTGAGACTG CTACCGAGAAACTCAGAATTCAGGCTCAACTCTACCAAGACACAGTACTGACAGCTGAAGATTTTCGAGATTATTTTGTGCCAAATTGGGAACTTGAGTCCAAG ATCTCTTTGTCTTCTATGCTTGAGGCGATCTCTTGCTTCTGCTCCGACTACAGAAAGAAATGGGTTGATCAACAGCGCCAGGCTTTGAGAAgagaattttataaaatcgAAAAGTATAAACAG CAAAGGCAGTCTATGTTACAAGTTAAAAGTACTCCGTCAGCTCTGAAGGAGCGCTTTATGGCtcgaagaaaaaagaaaacagaagaAAACCAAGATAAACCTCCTGTATCTCCCAACACGAAGCAACTTGAAAATGGCACAATGACGCCAACTAACGGATATGGACGAAACGTTCACATCCCAAAGCGCAATTATAAATTCTCGGAGAGCTTAGGACGCGACTCTGTTGCGTCACCCGACGGTAACCGCAAAACACCTCAATCGTCCCGAAGTGGGAGTGCTTTAAGCATGGCTGAACGCGCGTCGTCCAATGCTAAAAAGCTGGAGAAGAGACTTCAAGAACTTCAAACGCGAGCAAAGAATGGAAATACATCACAAACTTAA
- the LOC143453353 gene encoding uncharacterized protein LOC143453353 isoform X2, whose protein sequence is MAPPIAADKNLMTNGSVHDQARGQDKMPGITSSTKDVFKGQVLIDRLLIYYSKFEGSRERAARYAQKLLDLGHIESATNSLSFEDSAQIYRWTDVAQVVNKAKARAQSPSKVVPLTRQSLKERSMQRPSNGEGGKSILRISIETDNCDGAEIKAKIRASPRGKLDFGSKSNGSEPTIISAVEEDSFFGRRVTKTLSYSNEPSTENFRRLPSPQVTEITSFAKTFGHSSKINGQGNTERDTNGHGSDIEERKNIPEQINDVKKESRKERIISTPSKSFPLNPGSNPKDVKSNQSLARKASSVDVLKQKSATVPLIVTKQSPGQGASNYGLAKGFQNAFHKGTNQQTTAAADGDRGKDAITATSTKVVQFVSTQTSERSILHASRLYNGTNAKSLSDPGKKVEEFCASSRSGSATEISIELKPDKTTAITKDFQQDSDKENGINDTKDYADMPEEESDNLLKVKESLTLPLSPPPPSPSFTGSPMQSPTRRSSMKSLFWTKIEKGLSRQKQRTIWDEVEDNFMFDEDEFEKMFSKPPPSPKGPRIKSERSQDNGKVLKVLPIERSRQVGIRANTVRLKIDEIHDAIVNMDDTKLDLDALQALYDVRPSAEELDEIADALKAQPTCILDKPEQFVLMLAMIPSLDERLKCWIFAKKFPDKMVEIQEQLIAVGEACNDISKSETLRKVLEIVLTLGNHMNKGTTRGDAYGYCLDILPKLKDVKTQNGESTLFDYVVTMMREQKKLEGTLDDLVTPRAEETFGLPDQDVLARAVTVILPDVGDELEATAVELEDCRKNLLPTIVRASTIPAESEQFQTKLEEFLETATEKLRIQAQLYQDTVLTAEDFRDYFVPNWELESKISLSSMLEAISCFCSDYRKKWVDQQRQALRREFYKIEKYKQQRQSMLQVKSTPSALKERFMARRKKKTEENQDKPPVSPNTKQLENGTMTPTNGYGRNVHIPKRNYKFSESLGRDSVASPDGNRKTPQSSRSGSALSMAERASSNAKKLEKRLQELQTRAKNGNTSQT, encoded by the exons CCATATCGAAAGCGCGACCAATAGCCTTTCGTTTGAGGACTCCGCTCAGATCTACAGGTGGACAGACGTCGCTCAAGTGGTCAATAAAGCGAAAGCCAGGGCACAGAGCCCCAGCAAAGTAGTTCCATTAACCAGACAGAGTCTTAAGGAAAGAAGCATGCAAAGACCCAGCAACGGCGAGGGAGGAAAATCAATCCTTCGTATTTCGATCGAAACTGACAATTGTGATGGAGCTGAGATTAAG GCTAAGATTCGAGCATCACCACGAGGAAAATTAGACTTTGGAAGCAAAAGCAATGGATCGGAACCGACTATTATTTCGGCGGTGGAAGAGGATTCGTTTTTCGGCAGAAGGGTCACCAAAACTTTGAGTTATTCAAATGAGCCCTCAACAGAAAACTTTAGAAg ATTACCAAGTCCGCAAGTGACGGAAATAACttcatttgcaaaaacattCGGGCATTCAAGTAAAATAAACGGACAGGGAAATACTGAAAGGGACACAAACGGCCATGGCTCTGATATAGAAGAGAGAAAAAACATTCCAGAGCAAATAAACGATGTGAAGAAAGAAAGTCGAAAAGAGCGCATTATTTCAACGCCTTCGAAATCTTTCCCACTTAACCCGGGTTCAAACCCCAAAGACGTCAAAAGCAACCAAAGTTTGGCGAGAAAAGCCTCCTCCGTTGACGTCCTTAAACAAAAGAGCGCTACCGTGCCACTCATTGTTACGAAACAATCACCTGGGCAAGGTGCAAGTAATTATGGTTTAGCGAAAGGATTCCAAAATGCTTTCCACAAAGGGAcaaatcaacaaacaacagCAGCTGCCGATGGTGATCGTGGCAAGGACGCCATAACCGCGACTTCAACAAAGGTTGTGCAATTTGTCAGCACGCAAACGTCTGAAAGAAGCATTTTACATGCGTCGCGTCTTTATAACGGGACCAATGCAAAATCATTGAG TGATCCTGGAAAGAAAGTGGAAGAATTTTGTGCGTCTTCCAGATCTGGAAGTGCAACAGAAATTTCCATCGAACTCAAACCAGACAAAACAACAGCGATCACAAAAGACTTTCAGCAGGATAGCGACAAAGAAAATGGAATAAACGATACAAAAG ATTATGCTGATATGCCAGAAGAGGAGAGTGATAATCTGTTAAAAGTGAAAGAATCTTTAACATTGCCTTTG AGTCCCCCACCGCCTTCTCCCAGTTTCACCGGAAGTCCGATGCAGTCTCCAACCAGGAGGAGCTCGATGAAGTCACTCTTCTGGACGAAGATTGAGAAGGGTTTAAGTCGACAAAAGCAGAGAACAATTTGGGATGAAGTTGAGGACAATTTTATGTTTGATGAAGACGAATTTGAAAa GATGTTTAGCAAGCCACCTCCGAGCCCTAAAGGTCCTCGGATCAAAAGCGAACGAAGTCAGGATAACGGAAAAGTCCTGAAAGTTTTGCCAATCGAAAGATCGCGTCAGGTCGGGATTCGAGCAAATACAGTTAGGTTAAAAATCGATGAGATTCACGATGCCATTGTCAACATGGACGACACAAAGCTTGATCTCGATGC GCTACAAGCCCTTTACGATGTGAGACCATCCGCAGAAGAACTGGATGAAATCGCTGATGCCCTGAAAGCTCAGCCTACTTGCATCCTAGATAAGCCTGAGCAGTTTGTTCTGATGCTGGCCATGATCCCAAGTCTGGACGAGCGGTTAAAA TGTTGGATATTCGCTAAGAAATTTCCAGACAAAATGGTAGAGATACAGGAACAACTGATCGCAGTCGGAGAAGCTTGTAATGACATCAGTAAAAG TGAAACCCTTAGGAAAGTATTGGAGATCGTTTTAACACTCGGAAACCACATGAACAAAGGCACAACTAGGGGTGATGCATACGGTTACTGCCTTGACATTTTACCAAAGCTTAAAGATGTTAAAACCCAG AATGGTGAGTCTACGCTCTTCGATTATGTCGTTACTATGATGAGAGAACAGAAGAAGCTAGAAGGTACTCTCGATGATCTGGTAACACCTCGGGCCGAAGAAACTTTCGGTCTCCCGGATCAAGACGTCCTGGCTCGGGCGGTTACAGTCATTTTACCCGATGTTGGTGACGAATTGGAAGCAACTGCAGTTGAACTTGAGGACTGCCGAAAAAATCTTCTTCCAACCATAGTAAGAGCAAGCACCATTCCAGCGGAGTCGGAGCAGTTTCAGACAAAATTGGAAGAGTTTCTTGAGACTG CTACCGAGAAACTCAGAATTCAGGCTCAACTCTACCAAGACACAGTACTGACAGCTGAAGATTTTCGAGATTATTTTGTGCCAAATTGGGAACTTGAGTCCAAG ATCTCTTTGTCTTCTATGCTTGAGGCGATCTCTTGCTTCTGCTCCGACTACAGAAAGAAATGGGTTGATCAACAGCGCCAGGCTTTGAGAAgagaattttataaaatcgAAAAGTATAAACAG CAAAGGCAGTCTATGTTACAAGTTAAAAGTACTCCGTCAGCTCTGAAGGAGCGCTTTATGGCtcgaagaaaaaagaaaacagaagaAAACCAAGATAAACCTCCTGTATCTCCCAACACGAAGCAACTTGAAAATGGCACAATGACGCCAACTAACGGATATGGACGAAACGTTCACATCCCAAAGCGCAATTATAAATTCTCGGAGAGCTTAGGACGCGACTCTGTTGCGTCACCCGACGGTAACCGCAAAACACCTCAATCGTCCCGAAGTGGGAGTGCTTTAAGCATGGCTGAACGCGCGTCGTCCAATGCTAAAAAGCTGGAGAAGAGACTTCAAGAACTTCAAACGCGAGCAAAGAATGGAAATACATCACAAACTTAA